A region of Physeter macrocephalus isolate SW-GA unplaced genomic scaffold, ASM283717v5 random_5963, whole genome shotgun sequence DNA encodes the following proteins:
- the MAZ gene encoding myc-associated zinc finger protein isoform X1: MFPVFPCTLLAPPFPVLGLDSRGVGGLMNSFPPPQGHAQNPLQVGAELQSRFFASQGCAQSPFQAAPAPPPTPQAPAAEPLQVDLLPVLAAAQESAAAAAAAAAAAAAAAVAAAPPAPAAASTVDTAALKQPPAPPPPPPPVSAPAAEAAPPVSAATIAAAAATAVVAPTSTVAVAPVASALEKKTKSKGPYICALCAKEFKNGYNLRRHEAIHTGAKAGRVPSGAMKMPTMVPLSLLSVPQLSGAGGGGGEAGAGGGAAAVAAGGVVTTTASGKRIRKNHACEMCGKAFRDVYHLNRHKLSHSDEKPYQCPVCQQRFKRKDRMSYHVRSHDGAVHKPYNCSHCGKSFSRPDHLNSHVRQVHSTERPFKCEKCEAAFATKDRLRAHTVRHEEKVPCHVCGKMLSSAYISDHMKVHSQGPHHVCELCNKGFTTAAYLRIHAVKDHGLQAPRADRILCKLCSVHCKTPAQLAGHMQTHLGGAAPPVPGDAPQPQPTC, encoded by the exons ATGTTCCCCGTGTTCCCTTGCACGCTGCTGGCCCCCCCCTTCCCCGTGCTGGGCCTGGACTCCCGGGGGGTGGGCGGCCTCATGAACTCCTTCCCGCCACCTCAGGGTCACGCCCAGAACCCCCTGCAGGTCGGGGCTGAGCTCCAGTCCCGCTTCTTTGCCTCCCAGGGCTGCGCCCAGAGTCCATTCCAG GCCGCGCCGGCACCCCCACCCACGCCCCAGGCCCCGGCGGCCGAGCCCCTCCAGGTGGACTTGCTCCCGGTTCTTGCCGCCGCCCAGGAgtccgccgccgccgcagccgccgccgccgccgcagccgccgccgccgccgttgCTGCtgcgcccccggccccggccgccGCCTCCACTGTGGACACAGCGGCTCTGAAGCAGCCCCCGGCGCCCCCTCCGCCGCCCCCTCCGGTGTCGGCGCCCGCCGCTGAGGCCGCGCCCCCTGTCTCTGCCGCCACCATCGCCGCAGCCGCGGCCACCGCCGTCGTTGCCCCAACCTCGACGGTCGCCGTGGCCCCGGTCGCATCTGCCTTGGAGAAGAAGACAAAGAGCAAGGGGCCCTACATCTGTGCCCTGTGCGCCAAGGAGTTCAAGAACGGCTACAACCTCCGGAGGCACGAGGCCATCCACACGGGAGCCAAAGCCGGCCGGGTCCCTTCGGGTGCTATGAAGATGCCCACCATGGTGCCCCTGAGCCTCCTGAGCGTGCCCCAGCTGAGCGGAgccggcgggggagggggagaggcggGTGCCGGCGGCGGAGCGGCCGCAGTGGCCGCCGGTGGCGTGGTGACCACGACCGCCTCGGGAAAGCGCATCCGGAAGAACCACGCCTGCGAGATGTGTGGCAAGGCTTTCCGCGACGTCTACCACCTGAACCGACACAAGCTGTCGCACTCGGACGAGAAGCCCTACCAGTGCCCGGTGTGCCAGCAGCGCTTCAAGCGCAAGGACCGCATGAGCTACCACGTGCGCTCACATGACGGCGCTGTGCACAAGCCCTACAACTGCTCCCACTGTGGCAAGAGCTTCTCCCG GCCGGATCACCTCAACAGTCACGTCAGACAAGTGCACTCAACAGAACGGCCCTTCAAATGTGAG aaaTGTGAGGCAGCTTTTGCTACGAAGGATCGGCTGCGGGCCCACACAGTACGACACGAGGAGAAGGTGCCATGTCATGTGTGTGGCAAGATGTTGAGCTCGGCTTATATTTCGGACCACATGAAGGTGCACAGCCAGGGCCCTCACCATGTCTGTGAGCTCTGCAACAAAG GCTTCACCACGGCAGCATACCTGCGCATCCACGCGGTGAAGGACCATGGGCTCCAGGCCCCGCGGGCTGACCGCATCCTgtgcaagctgtgcagcgtgcACTGCAAGACCCCTGCCCAGCTGGCCGGCCACATGCAGACCCATCTGGGGGGGGCCGCCCCCCCTGTCCCGGGAGACGCCCCCCAGCCACAGCCCACCTGCTGA
- the MAZ gene encoding myc-associated zinc finger protein isoform X3 — protein sequence MFPVFPCTLLAPPFPVLGLDSRGVGGLMNSFPPPQGHAQNPLQVGAELQSRFFASQGCAQSPFQAAPAPPPTPQAPAAEPLQVDLLPVLAAAQESAAAAAAAAAAAAAAAVAAAPPAPAAASTVDTAALKQPPAPPPPPPPVSAPAAEAAPPVSAATIAAAAATAVVAPTSTVAVAPVASALEKKTKSKGPYICALCAKEFKNGYNLRRHEAIHTGAKAGRVPSGAMKMPTMVPLSLLSVPQLSGAGGGGGEAGAGGGAAAVAAGGVVTTTASGKRIRKNHACEMCGKAFRDVYHLNRHKLSHSDEKPYQCPVCQQRFKRKDRMSYHVRSHDGAVHKPYNCSHCGKSFSRPDHLNSHVRQVHSTERPFKCEASSSHSHFLQIKDPQGSDSFNLLPPSPYSPKL from the exons ATGTTCCCCGTGTTCCCTTGCACGCTGCTGGCCCCCCCCTTCCCCGTGCTGGGCCTGGACTCCCGGGGGGTGGGCGGCCTCATGAACTCCTTCCCGCCACCTCAGGGTCACGCCCAGAACCCCCTGCAGGTCGGGGCTGAGCTCCAGTCCCGCTTCTTTGCCTCCCAGGGCTGCGCCCAGAGTCCATTCCAG GCCGCGCCGGCACCCCCACCCACGCCCCAGGCCCCGGCGGCCGAGCCCCTCCAGGTGGACTTGCTCCCGGTTCTTGCCGCCGCCCAGGAgtccgccgccgccgcagccgccgccgccgccgcagccgccgccgccgccgttgCTGCtgcgcccccggccccggccgccGCCTCCACTGTGGACACAGCGGCTCTGAAGCAGCCCCCGGCGCCCCCTCCGCCGCCCCCTCCGGTGTCGGCGCCCGCCGCTGAGGCCGCGCCCCCTGTCTCTGCCGCCACCATCGCCGCAGCCGCGGCCACCGCCGTCGTTGCCCCAACCTCGACGGTCGCCGTGGCCCCGGTCGCATCTGCCTTGGAGAAGAAGACAAAGAGCAAGGGGCCCTACATCTGTGCCCTGTGCGCCAAGGAGTTCAAGAACGGCTACAACCTCCGGAGGCACGAGGCCATCCACACGGGAGCCAAAGCCGGCCGGGTCCCTTCGGGTGCTATGAAGATGCCCACCATGGTGCCCCTGAGCCTCCTGAGCGTGCCCCAGCTGAGCGGAgccggcgggggagggggagaggcggGTGCCGGCGGCGGAGCGGCCGCAGTGGCCGCCGGTGGCGTGGTGACCACGACCGCCTCGGGAAAGCGCATCCGGAAGAACCACGCCTGCGAGATGTGTGGCAAGGCTTTCCGCGACGTCTACCACCTGAACCGACACAAGCTGTCGCACTCGGACGAGAAGCCCTACCAGTGCCCGGTGTGCCAGCAGCGCTTCAAGCGCAAGGACCGCATGAGCTACCACGTGCGCTCACATGACGGCGCTGTGCACAAGCCCTACAACTGCTCCCACTGTGGCAAGAGCTTCTCCCG GCCGGATCACCTCAACAGTCACGTCAGACAAGTGCACTCAACAGAACGGCCCTTCAAATGTGAG GCCTCATCATCTCACTCCCATTTCCTACAGATCAAAGATCCCCAAGGCTCTGATTCCTTTAACCTCTTGCCCCCCTCTCCTTACTCCCCAAAGCTTTAA
- the MAZ gene encoding myc-associated zinc finger protein isoform X2: protein MFPVFPCTLLAPPFPVLGLDSRGVGGLMNSFPPPQGHAQNPLQVGAELQSRFFASQGCAQSPFQAAPAPPPTPQAPAAEPLQVDLLPVLAAAQESAAAAAAAAAAAAAAAVAAAPPAPAAASTVDTAALKQPPAPPPPPPPVSAPAAEAAPPVSAATIAAAAATAVVAPTSTVAVAPVASALEKKTKSKGPYICALCAKEFKNGYNLRRHEAIHTGAKAGRVPSGAMKMPTMVPLSLLSVPQLSGAGGGGGEAGAGGGAAAVAAGGVVTTTASGKRIRKNHACEMCGKAFRDVYHLNRHKLSHSDEKPYQCPVCQQRFKRKDRMSYHVRSHDGAVHKPYNCSHCGKSFSRPDHLNSHVRQVHSTERPFKCEKCEAAFATKDRLRAHTVRHEEKVPCHVCGKMLSSAYISDHMKVHSQGPHHVCELCNKGTGEVCPMAAAAAAAAAAAAAAVAAPPTAVGSLSGAEGVPVSSQPLPSQPW, encoded by the exons ATGTTCCCCGTGTTCCCTTGCACGCTGCTGGCCCCCCCCTTCCCCGTGCTGGGCCTGGACTCCCGGGGGGTGGGCGGCCTCATGAACTCCTTCCCGCCACCTCAGGGTCACGCCCAGAACCCCCTGCAGGTCGGGGCTGAGCTCCAGTCCCGCTTCTTTGCCTCCCAGGGCTGCGCCCAGAGTCCATTCCAG GCCGCGCCGGCACCCCCACCCACGCCCCAGGCCCCGGCGGCCGAGCCCCTCCAGGTGGACTTGCTCCCGGTTCTTGCCGCCGCCCAGGAgtccgccgccgccgcagccgccgccgccgccgcagccgccgccgccgccgttgCTGCtgcgcccccggccccggccgccGCCTCCACTGTGGACACAGCGGCTCTGAAGCAGCCCCCGGCGCCCCCTCCGCCGCCCCCTCCGGTGTCGGCGCCCGCCGCTGAGGCCGCGCCCCCTGTCTCTGCCGCCACCATCGCCGCAGCCGCGGCCACCGCCGTCGTTGCCCCAACCTCGACGGTCGCCGTGGCCCCGGTCGCATCTGCCTTGGAGAAGAAGACAAAGAGCAAGGGGCCCTACATCTGTGCCCTGTGCGCCAAGGAGTTCAAGAACGGCTACAACCTCCGGAGGCACGAGGCCATCCACACGGGAGCCAAAGCCGGCCGGGTCCCTTCGGGTGCTATGAAGATGCCCACCATGGTGCCCCTGAGCCTCCTGAGCGTGCCCCAGCTGAGCGGAgccggcgggggagggggagaggcggGTGCCGGCGGCGGAGCGGCCGCAGTGGCCGCCGGTGGCGTGGTGACCACGACCGCCTCGGGAAAGCGCATCCGGAAGAACCACGCCTGCGAGATGTGTGGCAAGGCTTTCCGCGACGTCTACCACCTGAACCGACACAAGCTGTCGCACTCGGACGAGAAGCCCTACCAGTGCCCGGTGTGCCAGCAGCGCTTCAAGCGCAAGGACCGCATGAGCTACCACGTGCGCTCACATGACGGCGCTGTGCACAAGCCCTACAACTGCTCCCACTGTGGCAAGAGCTTCTCCCG GCCGGATCACCTCAACAGTCACGTCAGACAAGTGCACTCAACAGAACGGCCCTTCAAATGTGAG aaaTGTGAGGCAGCTTTTGCTACGAAGGATCGGCTGCGGGCCCACACAGTACGACACGAGGAGAAGGTGCCATGTCATGTGTGTGGCAAGATGTTGAGCTCGGCTTATATTTCGGACCACATGAAGGTGCACAGCCAGGGCCCTCACCATGTCTGTGAGCTCTGCAACAAAG GTACAGGTGAGGTCTGTCCaatggcggcggcggcagcggcggcggcagcggcggcggcggcggcagtggCAGCCCCTCCCACAGCTGTGGGCTCCCTCTCGGGGGCCGAGGGGGTGCCTGTGAGCTCTCAGCCACTTCCCTCCCAGCCCTGGTGA